One window of the Candidatus Chryseobacterium colombiense genome contains the following:
- a CDS encoding glycosyltransferase, translating to MAERKKILIRIGSLRHGGAEKVLVTFLKNLPKDKYEIDLLLNLYSGKYLSEAPSWINILYLNKGEMITTNRIQDIPRKIYRIIYQSVLKRFPKLLYNGKLNGKKYDIEFAAIHGMRDEILNSPLKNSKKIVWIHNDLSEVKGYTDEEIKKFFDFDKIMVISEKIKTTFLSLTQNEAEKHKVEKIYNPLDTEEILTKAEKPVLNYNFDTTSPTFISVGTVFPQKGFDRLLKVHKKLLDEGFGHQILIVGNGYDFENIKKLKSELGVDNTATMLGFTDNPYPYFKHSDFYILSSRYEGFPTVLFEAITLKKKIIATEVSGVKEMLNDGEIGLIVENSEEGIYSGMRKALENPEYFNTYSESLKDYSIPFSLQNSVDSIMKIIDSL from the coding sequence ATGGCCGAAAGAAAAAAAATACTGATCCGGATAGGCTCCCTCCGACATGGCGGAGCAGAGAAGGTATTGGTCACTTTTCTTAAAAATCTCCCGAAAGACAAATATGAGATTGATCTTTTGCTTAATTTATATTCCGGGAAATATCTGAGCGAAGCTCCAAGCTGGATCAATATTTTATATCTGAATAAAGGCGAGATGATCACCACAAACCGCATTCAGGATATCCCCAGGAAAATATACCGGATAATCTATCAGAGTGTATTAAAAAGATTTCCCAAACTACTTTATAACGGGAAATTAAATGGTAAAAAATATGATATTGAATTTGCTGCCATTCACGGAATGCGTGATGAGATTTTAAATTCTCCACTAAAAAATTCTAAAAAAATAGTTTGGATCCACAATGATCTTTCGGAAGTAAAAGGCTACACCGATGAGGAAATAAAAAAGTTTTTTGATTTTGATAAGATCATGGTGATCTCGGAAAAAATCAAAACGACCTTTCTCAGTCTGACTCAAAATGAAGCAGAAAAACATAAAGTAGAAAAGATCTACAATCCATTAGATACCGAAGAAATTTTAACCAAAGCTGAGAAACCCGTTCTTAATTACAACTTTGATACAACTTCTCCTACGTTTATTTCTGTAGGAACCGTTTTTCCACAGAAAGGTTTCGACAGATTGCTGAAAGTACACAAAAAACTTCTTGATGAAGGCTTCGGGCATCAGATTCTCATTGTTGGTAACGGATATGATTTTGAAAATATCAAAAAATTAAAATCAGAATTAGGTGTTGATAATACTGCTACAATGCTTGGTTTTACAGATAATCCATATCCTTATTTTAAACATTCGGATTTTTACATTTTAAGCTCAAGATACGAAGGTTTTCCTACCGTTCTTTTTGAAGCAATTACCCTGAAAAAGAAAATCATTGCTACAGAAGTTTCCGGTGTAAAAGAAATGCTGAATGACGGAGAAATCGGATTAATCGTTGAAAATTCAGAAGAAGGCATCTATTCCGGTATGAGAAAAGCACTTGAGAACCCTGAATATTTTAATACATACTCAGAAAGTTTGAAAGACTATTCAATTCCCTTTAGCTTGCAAAACTCCGTAGATTCTATCATGAAAATTATAGATAGTTTATAA
- a CDS encoding acyltransferase — translation MLFIYRLILKLHTSYHRMIQNIYLKVCIAKGLKVGKNVRFVEVPEFGTEPFLIEIGDETTFSNNVRFVNHDGGQNALHFFEKYKDVRTFGRIKIGKQCLIGADTIIMPGVEMQDNCVLGAGSILTTSMPKGSVFAGVPAKFICTIEEYGDKLLANNVMYPRELELVRPQLDAYIKKHLPHTYKPVK, via the coding sequence ATGCTTTTTATTTACCGCCTAATTCTTAAACTTCACACCTCTTACCATCGGATGATACAGAATATTTATCTGAAAGTCTGTATTGCCAAAGGATTAAAAGTAGGCAAAAACGTCCGCTTTGTAGAAGTTCCCGAATTCGGAACCGAGCCTTTTCTCATTGAAATCGGCGATGAAACTACGTTTTCCAACAATGTAAGATTTGTGAATCATGATGGCGGACAAAATGCCCTTCATTTTTTTGAAAAATATAAAGATGTAAGAACTTTCGGGAGAATAAAAATTGGTAAACAATGTCTGATCGGAGCAGACACCATAATTATGCCCGGTGTGGAAATGCAGGACAATTGTGTTCTCGGTGCTGGGTCCATTTTAACCACGTCTATGCCTAAAGGAAGTGTTTTTGCTGGTGTTCCCGCAAAATTTATCTGTACTATAGAAGAATATGGCGATAAGTTATTAGCCAACAACGTGATGTATCCAAGAGAACTTGAGCTTGTGCGTCCCCAATTAGATGCCTATATAAAAAAACATCTTCCTCATACTTACAAACCCGTAAAATAA
- a CDS encoding serine acetyltransferase, whose product MSNHSTIQKDFYRESGKWLSTFTIWTKCINPNLHFIYILRKSQQFRNVPVLGFFWRLVLRHFQIKYGFQIYPETQIGEGFYLGHWGSLVINPKTIIGKNCNIAQGVTIGQQNRGKNEGSPEIGDEVWIGPNAIIVGNIKIGNNVLIAPNSYINFDVPSDSVVTGNPATIYPNENATEGYINYKI is encoded by the coding sequence ATGTCAAACCATTCAACCATACAGAAAGATTTTTATCGTGAGAGCGGAAAATGGCTTTCCACTTTTACAATATGGACGAAATGCATCAATCCGAACCTGCATTTCATCTATATTTTGAGAAAATCTCAACAGTTCAGGAACGTTCCCGTTTTAGGATTTTTCTGGAGACTGGTTTTAAGACACTTTCAGATCAAATATGGGTTTCAAATCTATCCTGAAACTCAAATTGGAGAAGGTTTTTATCTTGGACATTGGGGAAGCCTGGTCATTAATCCTAAAACGATAATCGGTAAAAATTGCAATATTGCACAAGGCGTTACTATCGGACAGCAGAACAGAGGGAAAAATGAAGGCTCCCCTGAGATTGGTGATGAAGTCTGGATCGGTCCGAATGCCATTATTGTCGGGAATATAAAAATTGGAAATAATGTTCTGATAGCACCCAATTCATATATAAACTTTGATGTACCTTCTGATTCTGTTGTCACCGGAAATCCTGCTACAATTTATCCTAACGAAAATGCAACGGAAGGCTATATCAACT